The Lynx canadensis isolate LIC74 chromosome A2, mLynCan4.pri.v2, whole genome shotgun sequence DNA segment ggttttcaGGCAAGTCCGGCCGCGAAGCTGCCGTCGGCGGTGGCCCCGGCGCCCCCGTCGCCTCCCCCTCCGCCGGCACCCGCTACATTCAACCTGCTCAGGTCTTCAGCGCCGGcctcgtcctcgtcctcgtcctcgtcctTAAAGTGCTTCTCCTGGCCGTTGCGCCGGCCGTCGGGGGAGCCGGGCGGGGCCGCGGCGCCGGGCGGGGCGGCGGCCCCCGGGGAGGGGTCGGGCCCCCCGAGCGCCCCGCCCCGCACGCGGGGCTTGCGGCCGCGGCGCGAGGGGACGCCGTTGCAGCCGTCCTTCTTGAGGTGTCTGTGCAGGTGGTCGGAGCGCACGAAGGTCTTGCAGCAACTGTCACACTGGTAGGGGCGCAGGCCGGTGTGCACGCGCATGTGGTTCTTCAGGTCGTAGTTGTGCGCGAAGGCCGCCCCGCACTGCTGACACAGGTACGGCTTCTCGCCCGTGTGCTTCCTCATGTGCACCTTGAGCTTGTCCTGCCTGtgggcggggcggagggggggtggTCAGCGGGCGCCGGCACCACCCCGAGCCCCGCGGGCCACGGCCGGAGACGTGGGCCCTCCGCGCAGGGGTGGGGACAAGCCCGGGAATACCAGGGCACCCGGGGCCGTGGGCCCGAGACGTGGGCCCTCCGCGCCCGAGGAGGGACAAGCCCGGGAACACCGGGGCACCCGGGGCCGTGGGCCCGAGACGTGGGCCCTCCGCGCCCGAGGAGGGACAAGCCCGGGAACACCGGGGCACCCGGGGCCGTGGGCCCGAGACGTGGGCCCTCCGCGCCCGAGGAGGGACAAGCCCGGGAATACCGGGGCACCCGGGGCCGTGGGCCCGAGACGTGGGCCCTCCGCGCCCGAGGAGGGACAAGCCCGGGAATACCGGGGCACCCGGGGCCGTGGGCCCGAGACGTGGGCCCGAGATGTGGGCCCTCTGCGCTGGGGAAGCGACACCCACAGGGGCTGGAAAACGCcttgcactccccccccccacccccgccaccgcTCAAATGGCAGAACCTCTCCGAACCCCTTTTCTCTTATCcatagaaggagggaaataatggGGCTTCCCTCTGGGGGTTCTGCCTGTGGCACCTGCATTCATTCACAACACTaggcatttactgagtgcctgctgaATACCAGACCCTGTTTCCGGTGCTGGAAAATACTACAGGGCATGAGGCAACACGCCAGGGTGTTTGGTAACAGAGAGGGTGGCCAGCTGTCCTGGTCTCTAAGACCGAAAGTCCTGCATTCTGGGACAGAGGGTCTCCACCCCACAGCCCCCAGTCTCCGTCAACTCCCCCAGCACCTCCGTCTTTCTCTGCTCTGGCCGCGCTGGATTCCTGGCTGTCACTACAACAGGCTACTTCACTAACAAGCCTActtcaggacctttgcacatgctgttcctgcTGCCTGGAGCACGTTTTAAGCGGACCTTCGTATCTGACTTCCAGCTCAGACGTCACTTCCTCAGacaggcccctccccacctcgcacTCCACCCAACCCACCCCGCGTCCCTCAGGCCACCACCTCTCACTCTCGTTTGTGTGCCAGTTTCCTTGTTCCTcatctgtctgcctgcctgcccatCTCGCCCCACAGGGAACGGTGCGGAGCCAGCCAAGCTGGCCAACGGATCAGCCCTAAAGCAACGACAGTCCGGGTGCTGCTCTGTCTCACACAGCAGCCACGGCTCTCACACGCGGCCCGAACCCTCGCGACGTGGCCTGTCCAAGCGGAGATGGGCCACCAAGTCCAAAAGGCGCCCCAGATCTTGAAGGCTTCGTTCGCGTAACGTGTCCTGCAAACTGGCTCGCTCAGAGCTCTGTACGCCGATGACACGTTGAACGCAAGAAAAATGGACGTCAAACACGACTCGAGTTACTGTCACCTGttcctttcactttttaaaaaacgcGCCTACCGGAAGATGTCAAATCACAGAGGTGACTCACGTGATCGCTGGGTTGGCCTCCAGCCGTGGGAGAGGATTCCTGCCTGGAAtccacagggcaggggcagagacctGGGTGTCCGGAACCCTGGCCACATTCTGACCCGTTCCTTGCTGCGGCCTCTTGCACCCTACGGCTCGGCCATCCTGGGCCTCTCACTGTTCACACCTACCACGATGCTCAGTGCCGGGACCGACAAACTCCTATGCATCCGTCAAAGCCCCATCTCAaatgtccctcctcctccaggaagcctttcccACTCCTCAGAGACTTGTTCTCCCCAGGCTCTTCTAGCCCCAGGTCCCTACCTCTGGCACCACCCACAGAGCTCTAACCCTTTCAAGCCTCCCTATTGCCCTGAGGTTCAAGGCCTGGCCCTTTGCAACCAGACCCCTGCCTCTTCTCCAGCCTTATAATCCCACGTGAGTCAACAGAACTCGGGACACAGTGAACTCCTCGTTCCCTGGACCGCCCGGGTCTCTTAGCCCCGAGGGAGcgcccttccctccacctcctcagAGTCTACGAACACGGTCTCCCGCTTGTCCCGTCCAGATCCCAGCGCGGGCCAGGTCCAGAGGGGACAGCAGGGACTCCgactgaggagcagagagactcCTCCagttaaggctcagagaggcaaagcgACCTGTCCCAGGCTGCACAGCGGGCCAGGGGCTGCccggtggtggggtgggggtggaagcaGCCTGTTTCGTCACCCCGAGCCCTGGTCCGGGTAATTATAGCCCCGGCTGCCACAGGCCCCGCTTACTCAACTCTCTAGTGTGACTCACAGGGGCCCCCGGGCTCCCTGGCCTGGAGGAAGGCGTGGGGGCTGGGGCCCTGGGTTGGGGGCAAAGAGGAGCCAGGTGGGCACGTGGGGGTAGAGGCCCGGCCTGGTGTGGcgctccctgcctcagtttccccgcctGGTAAACAGAATCAGCCTGAGTCAGGGTGGGGTAGCCAGGAGAACTCCAGTTCAGAATGAAGCCACCTGAGGCCTGTCATTAGGGGTGtgggaccggggcgggggggggggggggggggagtgtcagGGGAGCCCCAGGCCCCTTCTCACCCTGCTCACCTCTCCAGATCCTGGCTTACTGGGCCTCTACAAAGCTGCCCCTCCTGGGCCCAGAGACCCCGAGGGCACGGCCCACAGCCACCTTACGACCCCTGTCTGGAGGAAGAGGCAGCCCCCGAGACTAACAGCGCCCCAATCTCaccaaatgggggggggggcaggccccCAACTAGATTCCTACCTCCCAGCTGGCACCCTTTACCCCCTGCTTAGGGTCCCGAGCCCTGCAGTCTGGGCCACACCCTCTCCTCCTGGCCTGGTGGGGAAGGGGCCGGGGGTCAGCCCCTAGATCCTGTCCCCATGGGGCAGGGCCGGGAAGCTGGGACAATGGCCTCTTTCTTCAGCCTGGGTGGGCGTGGTTGGGGGAACCCCAGGgcgggtgggggtagggggtgatGCTGAGTCACCCAGCCTGGCCAGGCCCCTGCACGCcagccccccgcgcccccccctccccccctgccgcCGGCTGGCCCACAGGGCCCAGCCAGCCAGCTCTGGACTCTTAAGACCCAATCACAAATTCCCCTAGCCTGGCCTCCAACTCCTCCTGCCTAGGGACCAAACCCCGTGGCTCCCATGTCCATTTCCCTCCTGCTGCCGCCGCGACCCCCAAGCTGAactggcctcagggcctttgcagtGGCGCTGCCCTCCTCGGGGACTCAGCTCTCTGTTTAAAACAGCCGCCGCCCCCTCCCTGGTTCTCTGCTCCCAACTTGCGTTCTCAACTCGGTGGTTTTAGCTCACACGCGCCCCATGGCCCGCACGGGGATTCTGGCGTGCCTCTCCACTCCTGGGTCCCCCGGGGCCTAGGACAGGGCCTGGCACCCAGCAGGTGCTCCGTAAATGCTGGCCGAGTAGAGCGAGTCCCCCGGGGCTCCTGGGAGACTCAGGGAGGCAGCCCGGCTCCCCCCGCCCTACGGCAAACGTAGGGCCTCCAGTCCGGAGGAGAAgaacgccccccacccccgactcccgGGCCTTCCCTCGAGCCTGAGCCTCCCGTGGTCCGGCCCCGAGGCCTATGGGCTCAGCCTGGGGAGTGCCCGAGCCCTCCCCCGCCCGAGACAGAGAAAGCACCATCCCTGGAGGGGACAGCGgtgctgcgggggggggggggggggggggggggcgggggtcccgGCGTGCCCGCTGCACCCCGCCCCGCGGCGCACCGGCTCACCTGGTGAATCGGACTTTGCAGATGTTGCACTCATAGGGCTTCTCTCCGGTGTGGGTCCGGATGTGCCGCGGCAGCTTGCCGGCGCCCTGGATGACCTTCTCGCAGATGGGGCACTTCTGGAAGGCCTTGGCCCGGATCTTCTTTTCCACCTTCTGCGACCAGGCCGGGTAAACATCCCCGTCGTGGGCGCCGCTGAAGTACTTCAGGTAGTAGTCCACGACGCCCTTGTCGTCCGCCCGCGACTCGTCGTCGCTgtcccccgccgccgccgccgccgccgccgcccccgcccggcccACCGATGACATCATCTGCTGCAGCAGCGTGCTGGCCGCCAGCCCATCCGCGTCGGGcccgtccccgtccccgtccTCGGCCGCGCCCGACAGGAAGCCCGGAGAGTCGCCCGGCTCGGGGGCCGCCTCCGACAGCGAGGccgcttcctcctccccaccccggccGTAGTGGCCGTTCTGCGTGGCGGTGGCCGGCGGGGCCACGGGCGGCGGGAAGAGGCCCCCGGCAGGGGCGTCCTCGTCCCGCTCCGGCCACAGGCCCGGGTTGCTGTCGCCCTCGTCCGCGTCCCCGGCCGAGGGCCGCTCGGCCGGCGGCCCCGGCCCGTAGAAGTCCAAGCCATTGCAGTCGCCGGCGGCCACGGCGGCCACGGCCGCGGCCACGGCCTCCTTGGTGGCGTCCAAGTCCTCGTCGGACGTGCCAAAAGCAGACCAGGGGAAGGCGGCGGTGGGGGGCAGGCTGTTCATGGGGTTGCTCTGGAAGAATTCGAGGTACTCCTTGGCCCGGAGGAGGTTCCGCTGGTCGGTCTGATCCACGAGGTCCAGCTGCCCGGCGTCGGCGCCCGCGTCGGCCGCCAGGATCTGCCGGTCGAGGAGGTCGGCGCAGACGTGGCTCACGGCGGGGATCTCCAGCAGGCGGGCGGCGCTGAGGATGTCGCCCACGTTGGCCGTGCTGACGGTGAGCGTGGCCGTGTAGGCGAAGTCCATGAGGGCCGTGAGGGCCTCGGCGCTGACGAAGTCGATCTCGTACACGTTCTGCTGGTCTACCACGGCGCCCGACGTGAACAGCTTCTTGAAGTACTGGCTGCAGGCCGCCAGCACCGAGCGGTGCGTGGGGAACTCCCGGCCCTCCACCAGGATCACCACGTCGCACAGCAGGCCCTGCGTCCGCTGCTCGTTGAGTCCGCTCAGGATGTCGCTGCTGTGGTCAGGGAACGGGATCCCGATGGGGCCGTCCACACCGCCGGCCATCTTCCGCGCCGAGACCTGCAGcgccaggtgggggggggggggagggagtagTGATCGTGAGGGTGCGGGGTGGTGGGCGCACCGGCCGGGGCTGGGGACCCCCGGAAGgcggcgccccctccccacccccagcctcagtttcccagctGTGCACCAGGGCAGGCGGACGTACAGTGCTGCCTTATCAACGGGCAAAACCCACGCCGGGGGCTCGAGCGACAGATCctgacaccacccccccccccttccaccaGAGGGCCCCCTAGAGTGCCCGGCCAAGGGATGATTTGAGGCGGCACGggagcacacagtaggcgctcgaTAAATGCCTTGCTTCCTGAGGAACCTGAGCGCTGGCTTCTGCCCGCACCGTCTCTAGGAGGCGGTGATGCAAGGCACCCACTGTGCGCTGTCATATGCCCGAGCCCCCGGCAGTCCCTGCAGGCAGCACCGTCTGCCCTGTGGAGGGGAGAAAACAGGGCTCCGGGTGGAGAACCACGCCCACGGCCCCTCAGCCGTACCCTGACTCAAACCTAGGATGTGTGACCCGGGGGACAACCCGGTCGTCAGTCCCTGCCTGGCCCCTGGGCCTCTCTGACCTCCCAGCGAGGCTCCGAGTCAGGAGGAAAGGGTAAGGCCAAGACCCAGGGACCAGGCTGTGGGCGTGCCCTGGAGGGGCGGAGCCAGTGGCCACACGACAAGCCACTTCCCGCGCCTCGCGGAGCCCCCAGCACGGAGCCCCCAGGACGACGCAGCTCAGCTTGGCCCAGGCACAGCAGAgagtcacgggggggggggggggggggaggggcgcggggggACGACTGCCTGAGGCTCCTTTTCCCTGCCCACCCAGGCTGAACCCCCAGAGGAGAAGTAGGGGCTTTCTGTCCACCTCATGCCCACCCGGCTCCTCCCCAACTCTTGGCCACCCTGTTCGGCCcagggcctcagtctccccatctgtcgAATGGACAGAGAGGCCTTTGGAAAAGCTGGCGGTAGCGGTGGGGGACACTCCGTctgtcctgcccctctcccccactcccttttTCCGCCTTCCCCTGGGCTGTGACTCATCCACCCACTCGGGCGCTTGTGCAACCCTCtggctcctgtccccacccctccaccctctctGGGGAGCCCCCAGCTGCCCCAAGCCACCCAACACAACCCACGTTCCTCCGGTTGCCCAGCTCTCAGGACTGAGCCCCCAGACATCTCCCGGGAGGGGGGCCGCGCCTTCCTTGGCCTAAGGGCCTCGggaccccccagccccccgggcAGAGCCCGAGCAGCCCAACCCAGCTCCAACCCACATCCCTCCCGCCTCGAGTGGACCAGCCTGGCAAGGGACCCCGGGGTTGGTCTGGCCCGACCCAAGGCCAGGCCGGGACTGTCCCGACCCGGGGCCGCCCTGGGAGCAGGGCCCCGGCCCTGGGGCTCACACAGAGGCCTTTGTGTGGCCACTCGGGCCGGCACTACACTTCCCAGGACGCCTCTCTCTGCGGCCCGCCCTCTTTCCCGCTGACCACACCAGCTGCTCGGCTCCCCCCTCTGTTCCGCCAGCCTGtggtggggccgggggggggggggggggggaggctcagATGTGGCTGTTGGGAGCAGGAGATGGGGGGGGAACGCCCGACCCCATCTGAGGCCCAGCCACGGAAGCCTCGGAGGAGCCCCTGTGGCggctcccaccccctgccaccatcTGCCGTCTGGCCCCAGGCCCCGGGGAGCAAGTGGGCAGATGGGCTCCGGATCAGACTGGCCTCGGCCCTCCTCACCCCCTTCTGATCCGGGCCACCGAGGCCTCAAGATGGCCACCCTGGCCCCGCTtgccatcctcccccccccccccccccccccggtgcctCAAGGTCCGAACCTGCAATGGTTCAGAGGATTCAGGagcacctcccccccccgcccccccaggctgccccacccctgccttcccaCGGGCACCGCGCCTGCCGGGCAAGGGGGCTGGCGCAGCCCGGCCCGAAGTATGAAGATGCTCGGGCTCCGGTTTGCAGCCGGCTGGGGGAGCAGGCACCCGGCGCCGGCCCGGGccctgggtctgggtctgggtctcCACCAGCCAGGCGAGCCTGCAGCGTGGCGCGGCCCGTAGGTCCAAAGGCCACGTCTCTGTCCCCTCCAGCCAGGGCCTCTGTTTCCCCCACGAAATCctaagagaccccccccccccccagcaagcCCTTGCCTCATCCCTCAGCCTGGAAACTAAACTGGGTCTGCAGACAACCTGGCCCACACCCTCCCGCCACCTGCGTGCCACACCCCAggccactgcccccaccccttgGGGCCCCTCCCTCTAAGGCAGAGGCAGAAAACCCTGCGCGGGTCAGGCGGGCGACCCGGCAGTTACAAGGCACCTGTTTGCTGAACACCCACTGTGCGCCACGGCATCTTCTCGCCAGGACAGCCGTGTGGCCTCCTGCACCCTAAGAGGCC contains these protein-coding regions:
- the ZBTB7A gene encoding zinc finger and BTB domain-containing protein 7A, yielding MAGGVDGPIGIPFPDHSSDILSGLNEQRTQGLLCDVVILVEGREFPTHRSVLAACSQYFKKLFTSGAVVDQQNVYEIDFVSAEALTALMDFAYTATLTVSTANVGDILSAARLLEIPAVSHVCADLLDRQILAADAGADAGQLDLVDQTDQRNLLRAKEYLEFFQSNPMNSLPPTAAFPWSAFGTSDEDLDATKEAVAAAVAAVAAGDCNGLDFYGPGPPAERPSAGDADEGDSNPGLWPERDEDAPAGGLFPPPVAPPATATQNGHYGRGGEEEAASLSEAAPEPGDSPGFLSGAAEDGDGDGPDADGLAASTLLQQMMSSVGRAGAAAAAAAAGDSDDESRADDKGVVDYYLKYFSGAHDGDVYPAWSQKVEKKIRAKAFQKCPICEKVIQGAGKLPRHIRTHTGEKPYECNICKVRFTRQDKLKVHMRKHTGEKPYLCQQCGAAFAHNYDLKNHMRVHTGLRPYQCDSCCKTFVRSDHLHRHLKKDGCNGVPSRRGRKPRVRGGALGGPDPSPGAAAPPGAAAPPGSPDGRRNGQEKHFKDEDEDEDEAGAEDLSRLNVAGAGGGGGDGGAGATADGSFAAGLA